The following is a genomic window from Nitrospiraceae bacterium.
GGAATGTCAACCTTGCCCGGAACGAATGGTTCCTCGGGAGGATGCCCTTCTAAGGCCCGAATGAGCGCGGCGGTCTGTGGTTCAGCCCCAAATCGCTGGCAGGCTTGGATATGGGGGAGAAGTGTGGCGAGGCGTCCTTCGGCCCAACAGGCATGCATGCGTTTCAAGACCCGGACAACATCCTGGACAGACTGGGAATCAGCAATGGTTTCGACCCCGACTGTCGATAAAATTTCCCGGGTTTCATCCTGAGGTAAAATTCCCACAATAGGTTTCCGAGCCTTGAAATAGCCAAACAGTTTGGCCCCAGCCACCAGCTCATGCCCCTTTCGATCCTGACTCCTTCCCAAAATAAGCAAGCCATGGGCGGTTTGAATCACACGTTTCACTTCATCGTATGGCACGGGCGGAGAAACGTGGACCACATCGGAAATGCCACGGGACTCCACCGCACGGGCCAAGAGGGCCATACCGTCTCCCACAAACGAAAATCTTAATTGACCAGCCACAGTTGGTTCACATCGCTTCAGGTATCCAATAGCCTCCAACAAGGTATCGTATCGATACGAGGAAACCGTACCGGTATACACTACAGTGCATTGATCCGCATCCGGAATCTGGAATTCCTCAAGATCTCCCTCATATCCATTGGGGATGATGTGAATTTTGGCCGGGTCCAACGCTCCACGGTAGGCCTGACAATAACACTCGGCCATCCGAGGGAACAAAAACACAACCGACCGGGCCTGTTGAAAGAGGCGGTACAAGAGGCGTTGGGT
Proteins encoded in this region:
- a CDS encoding glycosyltransferase, whose amino-acid sequence is MYRPLRFVRQLSSLGWDTTVITADPYRYERFDPKLLVQVPKDTEVIAVKAHDPWQAFQSRRGKKLEKQLSEAPQAMIERVHVAQQVPLRARFRKYIRMAEAYYYYPDFAKPWIGPAVRATARMCAAKYPMVLWATIGPVSAGVVAQRVSHQTNIPYVLDFRDPWELYYYESEILRPKSVTRSTQRLLYRLFQQARSVVFLFPRMAECYCQAYRGALDPAKIHIIPNGYEGDLEEFQIPDADQCTVVYTGTVSSYRYDTLLEAIGYLKRCEPTVAGQLRFSFVGDGMALLARAVESRGISDVVHVSPPVPYDEVKRVIQTAHGLLILGRSQDRKGHELVAGAKLFGYFKARKPIVGILPQDETREILSTVGVETIADSQSVQDVVRVLKRMHACWAEGRLATLLPHIQACQRFGAEPQTAALIRALEGHPPEEPFVPGKVDIPASLREMIDNEWLWYRPVAGDLAWQQS